TGCATTAACTTGAAACGCTTTCTCTGGATAAAGTTCAGCATCATCAACCCTAACATGTGCGGCTGTATTAACTATAACATCGGGTTTAAGATCTTTCAAAATTTTTAAGCTCTCAAAATCAG
The DNA window shown above is from Thermococcus sp. MAR1 and carries:
- a CDS encoding sugar nucleotide-binding protein, which encodes MRVAVIGANGQLGTDLVEVFGGEAIPLTHKDLDVTDFESLKILKDLKPDVIVNTAAHVRVDDAELYPEKAFQVNA